aggaGGCGTtgacaggtttatgatgaggtcaagggggcgtagtatagcttatgatgaggtcaggtcAGATCACTGATATAGGCCATTGATGAGGCACGTACAGGATGAGAGACATACTCTGTATTTCCCAAACCTCATCAAAGCCTGTCCTGATCAGTTACAGAGGGCgctttccaatatgcaaccttgcgtcctccacttgtgctcgtggcctcacgttttgctgacgccctgcctccatggagaaaacaattacgtttcaccgctgtcagccaagccacaacaattttggggggactattcttcattcaccatccagtttgcaaatgagaaaatgactttgcaattgagcttttATGAGATATAGAAATAGAATGCTGTTGCcagtacttcctggtacgaggtcacaagcacaagaagaggacgcaagtctgcagattggaatgcactcagagagcttTCTCCCTGGCCTACCCATTGACATATCTACTGTCAATAGGTCTACCCCATCATACAACAGAGTAGACAGACAGCTGACTCACCCGTGGTCATCAGAGTATGTCTCCTTCTGGAAAAGGGTTTCATTCCTGTGGCATAGGAAGTCTTGATGATGGTCATAGGTAGATTTGAGATGGAAGTCCAGACTGTCTCGTGAGGCCTACAGCGGAAGATAGGAGTTGTGGTCTGTTGATGTTGCCTGataaccattacattacacttacacttagctgacactttaatttattcaaagtgacttacagttattgtttttcagggtattggttacaggccctggagcaatgtggggttgggtgcctttctcaagggcacttcagccatggatggagatgtagggagaggtcagggggggattcaaACTTGAaaccccttgattgaaagaccaactctctaaccactaggccacggctgcccacacaaccgtatctcactcattttgtgaagtattcacgaataaaatagagtaattttcgtgttgcattcacgttattgcccgcctttcgtaaagtcttcacgaaaataatagattcattttcacgctgcctattcacttgaattgccccctagcgacccactagtttgatgccctttcggtagcctaccgtcatatggtaatcaaacatttcaaacaagcaatttagagttaggtttagggtcaaggttagggttcaggttagggttaggtttaggtttagggttaagtagggttaaggttatggttaggtttaggtttaggggacagaaggcgtaagtaccgaaagggcgtcgaattagtgagtcccgagtgtatcagcagttttctgtcagcaccccctccccgcccctgcagacgtttggataaccatagcagcagtggggcaattcaagtgaataggcagcgtgaaaattaatctattattttcgtgaagactttacgaaaggcgtgagatcggGCTCGCCcacattacacatagctgacacttttacccaAAACGACTTAGTTACAAATATTATTTTTCATATTTATTTTTCAGGCTATTAGTAACAGCAGTGGTAATCAaactttttttgaataaatgcccctGGACATCATCATACGCCTCACAacacccccttgacttcatcataagcctgccaactcccCCCTTACTTGTACTActtgtactactactacttgtAATGAACCCCAGTGGTACTGCCTCTTGCTGTGTGTATAACTTTCACAAAACATGGGGAAGAAAGgacaaaagaggaaaagaaaaaagtaaaatgtttattttacattaggcctatattacattacattattgctAAATAGTCCAATCTAAACACTTTCACAATTTCAGTCTACTTTTTCCAACCTCTGGCAGTATCTATTGTGGCCAATCACACAGGATAcacagtaggctaggcctaaatAATAAGTCTCACCTCTTGGTCGTGGTGGTGCACCTTTCGTCTGACACTGGAAAGAGTTGCTGAATCGTACAGACGGGCCCAGGGCTTCTCGTTTTGAGCGAGGTGAGTTGGCGTGTCATAGGGAAGTTTCTGAATGATAAAACAGATTTTCCAAGGAAGGGCTGTGATACAATGAAATCGTCGTAGCCGCCCTAATGGTGAGGCATGCATAACCAGTGAGTGACCAATAACCTGAGCAGCAACTTAAGGGGGTTTTGCTTACCTGCGTTTCCTTTAGTCCCATGAAGGACATATCATTTTCATATCTGGGATAAGCATATGGATTGCACTTCCGTGACATGTCTGGTTTAGATGTTGACCACAGACCGAGAGCGCGCTGGAATTTTCTTTGCTTGCCACTTTGTAGCGTCCGAGCACTGTTGCTTAGAGACGCCTTATGACAAACACAGTCGAGTTGTGGGGGCACAGTGGGGTCCTGTTCTGTTCCACGACTTTGACTCCCATTCCATCCCGTGGTGCATTTAAACAGTCTCTGGCAAGAAAGTAGTGCGGTGATGTGTAGACCATTGACAGTATCTATAAGGTGTAGACACAATAGTGGTCATCTCAATTTCTTAGAAACCGGATTCAGCGGAGGGCAATTCAGCCCATTAAAAGTTGCACTCAAGGCTCCACCTAGTGGGCGGTATGGTGTAGTAGGTTTTGGTGTATGCTACGGTTTTACCAAACCTTGTTCAATAATTTGTGAACACAAATAGCACAAATAACACCAACGAGAATGTAATGACTAAACCAGAGATAATGAAAGGAAATTGTTGAGAAGCACGTGTTCTTGTTAGTTTCAGGAATCTTAGGAATCACAGGAATTAAACAAAGTCAAAATTTCATCTAGGTGTGACTGAGGATGGTAGTCTTTGAGAATAGTATGGTGTTATGGAACATGACATTTGCATAATGCATCAGAGAAACCATTTCGATCATGCTATCCATTTATTGAATACAacttgaaaaacataaaaagcCATCATCATACTGCTCACATACATATCATAAATGTAATACATACAAAC
This Engraulis encrasicolus isolate BLACKSEA-1 chromosome 10, IST_EnEncr_1.0, whole genome shotgun sequence DNA region includes the following protein-coding sequences:
- the cfap276 gene encoding cilia- and flagella-associated protein 276 is translated as MSRKCNPYAYPRYENDMSFMGLKETQKLPYDTPTHLAQNEKPWARLYDSATLSSVRRKVHHHDQEASRDSLDFHLKSTYDHHQDFLCHRNETLFQKETYSDDHGRILKNRERPEPPQCGVQNDIRVWVNPQKASIYSVQGTIESHHNASTNRGYSRKHDGGFYST